The proteins below are encoded in one region of Apium graveolens cultivar Ventura chromosome 4, ASM990537v1, whole genome shotgun sequence:
- the LOC141719043 gene encoding uncharacterized protein LOC141719043 translates to MLLYIRASNPDYMRVLREGRHVPMKDHPELPNMRMSCPEAEWSARDKELIALDEGLQLILVDSMDDDMSHQIMVCDSAKHIWETIKLLMEGTEDVRQNILDILTLQYEAFKSFPGESITQVFERLNKQSNELSIHGKTYPQREVNRKFMLVLPHH, encoded by the coding sequence atgctaTTGTATATTCGGGCATCGAATCCAGATTATATGAGAGTATTGAGAGAAGGAAGACATGTGCCGATGAAGGATCATCCGGAGTTGCCTAATATGAGAATGTCATGCCCTGAAGCAGAATGGAGTGCTCGTGATAAAGAACTGATAGCTCTGGATGAAGGCCTACAACTTATTTTggtggattcgatggatgatgatatgaGTCACCAAATTATGGTATGTGATAGTGCCAAGCACATATGGGAAACCATAAAGCTGCTTATGGAAGGAACTGAAGATGTTAGGCAGAATATTTTGGATATCTTGACTTTACAATATGAGGCCTTTAAGTCCTTTCCTGGAGAAAGTATTACTCAAGTCTTTGAAAGACTGAATAAGCAGTCAAACGAATTAAGTATTCATGGCAAGACTTATCCTCAGAGAGAAGTCAACAGGAAGTTTATGCTAGTGCTACCTCACCACTAA